In one Aquabacterium sp. OR-4 genomic region, the following are encoded:
- a CDS encoding protein-L-isoaspartate O-methyltransferase family protein produces the protein MNVEQARFNMIEQQIRPWDVLDTAVLSLLAIVRREDFVPAEHRALAFSDIEIPLPEGECMLCPRVEARLLQDAQVQRHEKVLEIGAGSGFMAALLAHRAQSVLSLEDKPALARLARHNLQRAGVVNASVREMDGSAGLAAEGPFDVIVLSGSVTQQPKALLQQLKPGGRLIAVVGNEPVMRAVRITRLSDTAFQTQPLFDTVQPRLRGFDEPSRFSF, from the coding sequence ATGAACGTCGAACAGGCCCGTTTCAACATGATCGAGCAGCAGATCCGTCCCTGGGACGTGCTCGACACCGCCGTGCTCTCGCTGCTGGCCATCGTGCGCCGCGAGGACTTCGTGCCCGCCGAGCACCGCGCGCTGGCCTTCAGCGACATCGAGATCCCGCTGCCCGAGGGCGAATGCATGCTGTGCCCGCGCGTCGAGGCCCGCCTGCTGCAGGACGCCCAGGTGCAGCGCCACGAGAAGGTGCTCGAGATCGGCGCCGGCTCGGGCTTCATGGCCGCGCTGCTGGCGCACCGCGCGCAGTCGGTGCTGTCGCTCGAGGACAAGCCCGCGCTGGCCAGGCTGGCGCGCCACAACCTGCAGCGCGCCGGCGTGGTGAACGCCAGCGTGCGCGAGATGGACGGCAGCGCCGGCCTGGCGGCCGAGGGGCCGTTCGATGTCATCGTGCTGTCGGGCTCGGTCACGCAGCAGCCCAAGGCACTGCTGCAGCAGCTCAAGCCGGGCGGCCGGCTGATCGCCGTGGTGGGCAACGAGCCGGTGATGCGCGCCGTGCGCATCACGCGCCTGTCGGACACCGCCTTCCAGACCCAGCCGCTGTTCGACACCGTGCAGCCGCGCCTGCGTGGCTTCGACGAACCGTCGCGCTTCAGCTTCTGA
- a CDS encoding rhodanese-like domain-containing protein — protein sequence MTAPLRQIRVQDLASFIAQHAAQPGSAPPLLLDVREAWELETARLELPGTRLLHLPMGELPQRLDELDPAQTILALCHHGMRSLQCVAYLQRQGHAHVYNVHGGIDAWSTQVDASVPRY from the coding sequence ATGACCGCCCCCTTGCGCCAGATCCGCGTGCAGGATCTCGCCAGCTTCATCGCCCAGCACGCGGCCCAGCCCGGCAGCGCGCCGCCGCTGCTGCTGGACGTGCGCGAGGCCTGGGAGCTCGAGACCGCCCGGCTCGAGCTGCCCGGCACACGCCTGCTGCACCTGCCGATGGGCGAGCTGCCGCAGCGCCTGGACGAGCTCGACCCCGCGCAGACCATCCTCGCTTTGTGTCACCACGGCATGCGCAGCCTGCAATGCGTCGCATACCTGCAGCGCCAGGGCCATGCCCATGTGTACAACGTGCACGGCGGCATCGACGCCTGGTCCACGCAGGTGGATGCGTCGGTGCCGCGTTATTGA
- a CDS encoding TolC family outer membrane protein, with translation MPRTPLRLTTAAIRSSLLVMGAGLAALPGLAQAQSLKTLYEAARAYDATYLAARALADSAVHKAAQANALKLPSAQLTGSASRAESNLPGANNTALTNATLTAEGSYTLFNRANNATFNQAQRALELARSDLDSAEQDLIVRVAQAYFDVLAAQDALSAQQAAKKATTEQLASAKRNFEVGTATITDTREAQARFDLDQARELVAENDLQTKRVALDQLVGRAGVVPRGPVLPLVLPAVLPANADEWVNQAEDRHPGIRKARLGMEVARLETEKAKAGHLPTVNLIGRLAGSDSRGTAVTDSFGRPGTTTTTTVGVQLAVPLFSGYAIQNRVKETLVLEDKARQDLEAARRAVALGTRSAFLGVQSLQGQVKALEAAESSTKLALDATQLGYKVGVRVNLDVLNAQSQLYNTQRDLAKARYDALLTSLKLRQAAGLLQPGDVDALEALLAK, from the coding sequence ATGCCCCGCACGCCCCTGCGCCTGACCACCGCCGCGATCCGCTCCAGCCTGCTGGTCATGGGAGCCGGCCTGGCGGCGCTGCCGGGCCTGGCCCAGGCGCAGAGCCTGAAGACCCTGTACGAGGCCGCACGGGCCTATGACGCCACCTACCTGGCCGCCCGCGCGCTGGCCGACTCGGCGGTGCACAAGGCGGCGCAGGCCAATGCGCTGAAGCTGCCCAGCGCCCAGCTCACCGGCTCGGCCAGCCGCGCCGAATCCAACCTGCCCGGCGCCAACAACACCGCGCTGACCAACGCCACCCTCACCGCCGAAGGCAGCTACACGCTGTTCAACCGCGCCAACAACGCCACCTTCAATCAGGCCCAGCGCGCCCTCGAGCTGGCCCGCAGCGACCTCGACAGCGCCGAGCAGGACCTGATCGTGCGCGTGGCCCAGGCCTATTTCGACGTGCTGGCCGCGCAGGATGCGCTGTCGGCGCAGCAGGCGGCCAAGAAGGCCACCACCGAGCAGCTGGCCTCGGCCAAGCGCAACTTCGAGGTCGGCACCGCCACCATCACCGACACGCGTGAAGCCCAGGCCCGCTTCGACCTCGACCAGGCCCGCGAGCTGGTGGCCGAGAACGACCTGCAGACCAAGCGCGTGGCGCTCGACCAGCTGGTGGGCCGCGCCGGCGTGGTGCCGCGTGGCCCGGTGCTGCCGCTGGTGCTGCCGGCCGTGCTGCCGGCCAATGCCGACGAGTGGGTCAACCAGGCCGAAGACCGCCACCCCGGCATCCGCAAGGCGCGCCTGGGCATGGAGGTGGCGCGGCTCGAGACCGAGAAGGCCAAGGCCGGCCACCTGCCCACGGTCAACCTGATCGGCCGCCTGGCCGGCAGCGACAGCCGCGGCACCGCGGTGACCGACTCGTTCGGCCGGCCCGGCACCACCACCACCACCACGGTGGGCGTGCAGCTGGCCGTGCCGCTGTTCTCGGGCTATGCCATCCAGAACCGGGTGAAGGAAACCCTGGTGCTCGAAGACAAGGCCCGGCAAGACCTCGAGGCCGCCCGCCGCGCCGTGGCCCTGGGCACGCGCAGTGCGTTCCTGGGCGTGCAGTCGCTGCAGGGCCAGGTCAAGGCGCTGGAGGCGGCCGAGTCGTCCACCAAGCTGGCGCTGGACGCCACGCAGCTGGGCTACAAGGTGGGCGTGCGCGTCAACCTCGACGTGCTGAACGCGCAATCGCAGCTCTACAACACCCAGCGCGATCTGGCCAAGGCGCGCTACGACGCGCTGCTCACCAGCCTGAAGCTGCGCCAGGCCGCCGGCCTGCTTCAGCCGGGCGACGTGGACGCGCTGGAGGCCTTGCTGGCCAAGTAA